Proteins encoded by one window of Planifilum fulgidum:
- a CDS encoding Glu/Leu/Phe/Val family dehydrogenase: protein MTQQTEETEKQALPEAEELDVLASTQKVIKRALEKLGYPEHVYELLKEPLRVLTVRIPVRMDDGSVKVFTGYRAQHNDAVGPTKGGVRFHPDVTENEVKALSIWMSIKAGIVDLPYGGGKGGIVCDPRKLSFRELERLSRGYVRAISQIVGPTKDIPAPDVFTNSQIMAWMLDEYSRIREFDSPAFITGKPLVLGGSRGRETATAKGVTIMIREAAKRRNLDLKDARVVIQGFGNAGSFLAKFMSDAGAKVIGISDVYGGLYDENGLDIDYLLDRRDSFGTVTRLFKDTITNQELLELDCDILVPAAVENQITAANAHRIKADIVVEAANGPTTLEATRILHERGILLVPDVLASAGGVTVSYFEWVQNNQGYYWSEEEVERKLEEIMVKAFDNVYNLARSRNVDMRLAAYMVGVRKMAEASRFRGWV from the coding sequence ATGACACAGCAGACGGAAGAAACCGAAAAACAGGCGCTTCCCGAGGCGGAGGAACTGGATGTCCTCGCATCGACGCAGAAGGTGATCAAACGGGCACTGGAGAAGCTGGGGTATCCGGAGCACGTGTATGAGTTGCTGAAAGAGCCGTTGCGGGTGCTTACGGTCCGCATCCCCGTCCGCATGGACGACGGCAGCGTCAAGGTGTTCACCGGGTACCGGGCACAACACAACGATGCGGTGGGCCCCACCAAAGGAGGCGTTCGGTTTCATCCGGACGTTACTGAAAATGAAGTGAAAGCGCTTTCCATCTGGATGAGCATCAAAGCGGGCATTGTCGATCTTCCCTACGGCGGCGGAAAAGGAGGCATCGTGTGCGATCCGCGGAAGCTTTCCTTCCGCGAATTGGAAAGGTTGTCCCGGGGATATGTCCGGGCCATCAGTCAAATCGTCGGTCCGACCAAGGACATTCCCGCCCCCGATGTGTTCACCAACTCGCAGATCATGGCATGGATGCTGGATGAATACAGCCGCATCCGCGAGTTTGATTCCCCGGCCTTCATCACCGGGAAACCGTTGGTGTTGGGCGGTTCGCGAGGCCGTGAAACCGCCACGGCCAAAGGGGTCACCATCATGATCCGCGAGGCGGCCAAGCGCCGGAACCTGGATTTGAAGGATGCCCGGGTGGTGATCCAAGGGTTCGGAAACGCCGGCAGCTTCCTGGCGAAGTTCATGAGCGACGCCGGCGCCAAGGTGATCGGGATTTCCGATGTGTACGGGGGTCTGTACGACGAAAACGGCCTGGATATCGATTATCTGCTGGACCGCAGGGACTCCTTCGGCACGGTGACCCGCCTGTTTAAGGACACCATCACCAACCAGGAGCTTTTGGAGCTGGATTGCGACATTCTCGTGCCGGCGGCGGTGGAAAATCAGATCACCGCGGCCAATGCGCATCGGATCAAGGCGGATATCGTGGTGGAAGCGGCCAACGGGCCGACGACCCTCGAAGCGACGCGCATCCTGCATGAGCGGGGAATCCTCTTGGTGCCGGATGTGCTGGCCAGCGCCGGGGGAGTGACCGTCTCCTACTTTGAATGGGTCCAAAACAACCAGGGATATTATTGGTCGGAAGAAGAAGTGGAGCGCAAATTGGAAGAGATCATGGTCAAGGCCTTCGATAACGTGTACAACCTCGCCCGTTCGCGGAACGTGGATATGCGGTTGGCCGCTTACATGGTCGGGGTTCGCAAAATGGCGGAAGCATCCCGCTTTCGCGGTTGGGTATAA
- a CDS encoding YpdA family putative bacillithiol disulfide reductase, protein MYDPIIVGAGPCGLSVAIETKKRGMNPLVIEKGCLVNSIYHFPTHMQFFSTPELLEIGGIPFVTAGEKPYRAEALKYYRAVAKKYELNVHTYEKVVRAEKGKEGFVVFTEGRGGREGRYETPHLVIATGYYDNPNRMNIPGEDLPKVHHYFREAHPYSDMDVLVVGGKNSAVEAALELHRAGARVTMAYRRDAFTKSVKAWVKPVIESAINKGWIRMLWKTEVKEICPDHVVLEQEGRVFTLPNDVVFAMTGYRPDVSMLRRLGVSIDPETGAPVHDPETMETSVSGLYIAGVIAAGHDANSIFIENGRFHGERIARHLEASRAKVAGRG, encoded by the coding sequence ATGTACGATCCGATTATCGTCGGCGCCGGACCCTGCGGATTGTCCGTCGCCATCGAGACGAAAAAGCGGGGGATGAATCCCCTGGTGATCGAAAAGGGTTGTCTCGTCAACTCGATTTATCATTTTCCCACGCACATGCAGTTTTTCAGCACGCCGGAGCTGTTGGAGATCGGCGGGATTCCCTTTGTCACCGCGGGGGAGAAGCCGTATCGCGCGGAAGCGTTGAAATATTACCGGGCGGTGGCGAAAAAATACGAGCTGAATGTCCACACCTATGAAAAGGTGGTTCGGGCGGAGAAGGGAAAAGAGGGTTTCGTCGTGTTCACCGAGGGGAGGGGCGGCCGTGAAGGCCGTTATGAGACGCCCCATCTCGTGATCGCCACCGGCTATTACGACAATCCCAACCGGATGAACATACCGGGTGAGGATCTGCCGAAAGTGCATCATTATTTCCGCGAAGCCCATCCCTATTCCGACATGGATGTCTTGGTGGTCGGCGGAAAGAACTCCGCCGTGGAAGCGGCTCTGGAGCTTCATCGGGCCGGAGCCCGGGTGACGATGGCTTACCGGCGGGACGCCTTTACCAAGAGCGTCAAGGCGTGGGTGAAGCCGGTGATCGAAAGCGCCATCAACAAGGGTTGGATTCGCATGCTCTGGAAGACGGAAGTGAAGGAAATTTGTCCCGACCATGTGGTGCTGGAGCAGGAGGGGCGGGTGTTTACCCTCCCCAACGATGTGGTGTTTGCCATGACCGGGTACCGGCCGGATGTTTCCATGCTGCGCCGGCTGGGGGTTTCCATCGATCCGGAAACGGGGGCTCCCGTTCACGATCCGGAGACGATGGAGACCAGCGTCTCCGGCCTGTACATCGCCGGCGTGATTGCCGCCGGACATGACGCCAATTCGATTTTCATCGAAAACGGCCGCTTTCACGGGGAACGGATCGCCCGTCACCTGGAGGCGTCCCGGGCGAAAGTGGCGGGCCGAGGATGA
- the ypeB gene encoding germination protein YpeB, with protein sequence MYRRIAVILLPVALIGLVGTTVWGYQENQEKNALLIKAENQYQRAFHDLNFHMNKLQDELGKSLALGSRRQISQCLTNVWRLAYAAQSDLGQLPLSLVPFDKTEEFLAKIGQFAYQVGLRDLDREPLTDKEWNTLRSLYNRSNQIQRDLQKLQKQVLEKNLRWMDVELALASEDKKMDNTIIDGFRRVDRLVNEYPEVDWGPTVNNMSMNQLKDFRKLKGKRITAEEAKKRFAKVLDRPDTRGIEVTSGVKGDASTYSLRLKRGKHTVYADVTKVGGHVLWMMFDRPIGKKKMSLEQAEGRAEAFLDRLRYPFMEVVSYDEKDNAAIFSLVRREGKVRIYPETVTVKVALDNGEVLAFSADEFVFNHRDRNIPKPKLTLEEARKRLSRRLRVQDQQLALILNDQGKEVLCYEFLGTLGESQYRVLINARNGDEEVVEKLEKTDLERI encoded by the coding sequence GTGTACAGACGGATTGCCGTCATCCTTTTGCCGGTGGCTTTAATCGGCCTTGTCGGCACAACCGTGTGGGGTTACCAGGAGAACCAGGAGAAAAACGCGCTGTTGATCAAAGCGGAAAACCAATATCAGCGCGCCTTTCACGATCTCAATTTTCACATGAACAAGTTGCAGGATGAGCTGGGGAAATCCCTCGCCCTCGGTTCAAGGCGACAAATCTCGCAATGTCTGACCAACGTGTGGCGGCTGGCCTACGCGGCCCAGAGCGACCTGGGACAATTGCCCCTGAGTCTGGTTCCCTTTGACAAGACGGAGGAGTTCCTGGCCAAGATCGGGCAGTTTGCCTACCAGGTCGGGCTCAGGGATCTGGACCGCGAGCCGCTGACGGACAAGGAGTGGAACACGCTCCGTTCCCTTTATAACCGTTCCAACCAGATCCAGCGGGATTTGCAAAAACTTCAGAAGCAAGTGCTGGAAAAGAACCTGCGGTGGATGGATGTGGAGCTGGCCCTGGCCAGTGAGGACAAGAAGATGGACAATACCATCATTGACGGTTTTCGCAGGGTGGATCGGTTGGTCAACGAGTATCCGGAAGTGGACTGGGGTCCGACGGTCAACAACATGTCAATGAACCAGCTGAAGGATTTCCGGAAGCTGAAGGGGAAAAGGATCACCGCGGAAGAGGCGAAAAAACGCTTTGCGAAAGTGTTGGACCGGCCCGACACCCGGGGAATCGAAGTCACGTCCGGGGTCAAAGGAGATGCTTCCACGTACAGCCTCAGGTTGAAGCGGGGGAAACACACGGTCTACGCGGATGTGACCAAGGTGGGCGGCCACGTGCTGTGGATGATGTTTGACCGCCCGATCGGCAAGAAGAAGATGAGCCTCGAACAGGCCGAGGGCAGGGCCGAAGCCTTCCTGGACCGGCTCCGTTATCCCTTTATGGAGGTGGTCTCCTACGATGAGAAGGACAATGCCGCCATCTTCAGTCTCGTCCGCCGGGAAGGCAAGGTCCGGATTTATCCGGAGACGGTCACCGTCAAGGTGGCCCTGGACAACGGCGAGGTTCTCGCGTTTTCGGCCGATGAATTTGTCTTCAACCACCGGGACCGGAACATTCCCAAGCCCAAGCTCACCCTCGAGGAGGCGCGCAAGCGGCTGAGCCGGCGCCTCCGGGTTCAGGATCAGCAATTGGCCCTGATATTGAACGATCAGGGAAAAGAGGTGCTCTGCTATGAGTTCCTGGGAACGCTCGGGGAAAGCCAGTACCGGGTGCTGATCAATGCCCGGAACGGGGATGAGGAAGTGGTGGAGAAGCTGGAGAAAACGGATTTGGAAAGAATTTGA
- the cmk gene encoding (d)CMP kinase, protein MEMKRLTIAIDGPAGAGKSTVARRVAEEMGLLYVDTGAMYRAITWKALQSGIDLSDEQGVAGIARETEIELNPPEVRVDGIRVTEAIRSPEVTQHVSKVAKMAEVRRVLVEKQRRLARDGGVVMDGRDIGTHVLPDADVKVFLTASLEERVRRRHLEMIRRGFSSDPDRLYQEIKQRDEMDENRSHSPLRPAADAVIMDTTGRSIDEVVSMILDLCRTKVSGGE, encoded by the coding sequence ATGGAGATGAAGCGTTTGACGATTGCCATTGACGGTCCGGCGGGAGCCGGGAAAAGCACGGTGGCCCGAAGGGTGGCCGAAGAGATGGGACTCCTCTATGTGGATACCGGGGCGATGTATCGGGCGATCACCTGGAAAGCGCTCCAGAGCGGGATCGATCTGTCGGACGAGCAGGGGGTTGCCGGCATCGCCCGGGAGACGGAGATCGAGCTGAATCCTCCGGAGGTGCGGGTCGACGGAATCCGGGTGACGGAGGCGATCCGCTCCCCGGAGGTGACGCAGCACGTGTCGAAGGTGGCCAAAATGGCGGAGGTTCGCCGCGTTTTGGTGGAAAAGCAGCGCCGGTTGGCCCGGGACGGCGGAGTCGTCATGGACGGCAGGGATATCGGCACCCACGTGCTGCCCGATGCCGACGTGAAGGTGTTTCTCACGGCGTCCCTCGAGGAGCGGGTGCGGCGGCGTCACCTGGAGATGATCCGCCGGGGCTTTTCTTCCGATCCGGACCGGCTGTACCAGGAAATCAAGCAACGGGATGAAATGGATGAAAACCGTTCCCACTCCCCGCTGAGACCCGCCGCGGATGCGGTGATAATGGATACCACCGGCCGGTCGATCGACGAAGTGGTTTCGATGATCCTGGACCTTTGCCGAACCAAAGTGAGCGGTGGGGAGTAA
- a CDS encoding lysophospholipid acyltransferase family protein: MLYRLGRVLFRIFFAVCYRWEVEGKEHIPDRGPVVLCPNHIHNLDPPLVGSAIDRKVYFMAKEELFRIPILAPIIRHLGAFPVRRGTGDRKAFKRAMEILQEGKVLAIFPEGTRSRTGRLGKAHPGAALIALKGNADVVPAAIIGPYRIFGKVRVVFGPPFRLESPPGSKIDSGLLRDHSARIMENIEKLLQDGRSR; the protein is encoded by the coding sequence ATGTTATATCGGTTGGGCCGGGTATTGTTCCGCATCTTTTTTGCCGTCTGCTACCGGTGGGAAGTGGAGGGAAAGGAGCACATTCCGGACCGGGGGCCGGTGGTGCTCTGCCCCAATCACATACACAACCTGGATCCCCCCTTGGTGGGATCGGCCATTGACCGCAAGGTTTACTTCATGGCCAAGGAAGAATTGTTCCGCATCCCGATCCTTGCGCCGATCATCCGACATCTGGGTGCTTTTCCGGTTCGTCGGGGAACGGGCGACCGGAAAGCCTTCAAAAGGGCGATGGAGATCCTGCAGGAGGGGAAGGTGCTCGCCATCTTTCCCGAGGGGACCCGATCCCGCACCGGCCGGTTGGGAAAAGCCCATCCCGGTGCGGCCCTGATCGCCCTCAAGGGAAATGCGGACGTGGTTCCGGCGGCGATCATCGGTCCTTACCGCATTTTCGGAAAGGTCCGCGTTGTCTTCGGTCCCCCGTTCCGCCTGGAGTCTCCTCCCGGCAGCAAAATCGATTCGGGCCTGCTTCGGGACCACAGCGCCCGGATCATGGAAAATATCGAAAAGCTCCTACAGGACGGGCGGAGCCGATGA
- the rpsA gene encoding 30S ribosomal protein S1, with translation MVEEMKSEMAEVAPLKRGDIVKGRVTKVDDRQALVDVGYKFDGVIPISELSSLHVEKASDVLKEGDEVEVKVLRVNDEEDKLILSKRAADAERAWKELKEKHEAGETIEAKVAEVVKGGLVVDVGVRGFIPASHVERHYVEDFSGYVGRTLPLKVLEIDPEQNKLILSHKLVLEEELARKKEETLNNLQVGEILEGTVQRLTDFGAFVDIGGVDGLVHVSELAWHRVEHPSDVLSEGDRVKVKVLKVDRENERISLSIKETQPGPWDQVADHIHPGDVITGTVKRLVSFGAFVEVYPGVEGLVHISQISRRHIATPSEVLEEGQEVRVKVLDLKPEQKRISLSIKEAEQEEVQSEPVERTNTGLNLTLGDVIGDQLRRLK, from the coding sequence ATGGTGGAAGAAATGAAGTCGGAAATGGCGGAGGTGGCCCCTCTCAAACGCGGGGATATCGTCAAGGGACGCGTCACCAAGGTGGATGACCGGCAAGCCCTTGTCGATGTGGGTTACAAGTTTGACGGCGTGATTCCCATTTCGGAGCTGTCCAGCCTCCACGTGGAGAAAGCCTCCGATGTGCTGAAGGAAGGGGACGAAGTGGAGGTCAAGGTTCTCCGGGTGAACGACGAGGAGGACAAATTGATCCTTTCCAAACGCGCCGCCGATGCCGAGCGGGCGTGGAAGGAGCTGAAGGAAAAGCACGAAGCGGGGGAAACCATCGAGGCGAAAGTGGCCGAAGTGGTGAAGGGCGGCCTGGTGGTCGACGTCGGCGTGCGCGGCTTCATTCCCGCTTCTCATGTGGAGCGCCACTATGTCGAGGATTTCTCCGGGTACGTGGGCCGCACCCTTCCCCTGAAGGTGTTGGAAATCGATCCGGAGCAAAACAAGCTCATCCTGTCCCATAAGCTGGTTCTGGAAGAGGAACTGGCCCGCAAGAAGGAGGAAACCCTGAACAACCTGCAGGTGGGCGAGATCCTGGAGGGGACCGTTCAGCGCCTCACCGATTTCGGCGCCTTTGTGGATATCGGCGGCGTTGACGGACTGGTGCACGTGTCGGAACTGGCTTGGCACCGGGTGGAGCATCCCTCGGATGTGTTGTCCGAAGGGGACCGGGTGAAGGTGAAGGTGCTGAAGGTGGACCGGGAAAACGAGCGGATCAGCCTCAGCATCAAGGAAACGCAGCCCGGCCCCTGGGATCAGGTTGCCGATCACATTCATCCGGGAGATGTGATCACCGGAACGGTGAAGCGGCTCGTTTCCTTCGGCGCCTTTGTGGAGGTGTATCCGGGCGTGGAGGGATTGGTCCACATTTCCCAGATTTCCCGGAGGCACATCGCCACTCCCTCCGAAGTGCTGGAGGAAGGCCAGGAAGTGCGGGTCAAGGTGCTGGACCTCAAGCCGGAACAGAAGCGGATCAGCCTGAGCATCAAGGAAGCGGAGCAAGAAGAGGTTCAAAGCGAACCGGTGGAACGCACAAACACCGGGTTGAATCTCACCCTGGGCGACGTGATCGGGGACCAGCTGCGCCGTCTGAAATAA
- a CDS encoding YphA family membrane protein — MAPGVAAFLSILALIILQLTGWFSRLPRELGLSSGNELLGWLLAASVASVVEIPVSSAATLHLGVLWLLGAFLRLMREVPSPSRWSVGAALFFFGFAFFIAGELAAIDPAWALFPLQPFCLAFLTGITLLIAPRLDLRLSILTGGMLAGIIFSALSPLSPSGGIRVGSAAHWDMLWLSLIALTAFHRLLSWAGRKGSQAKL; from the coding sequence GTGGCTCCCGGTGTTGCGGCCTTTCTTTCCATCCTGGCGTTGATCATCCTGCAATTGACGGGATGGTTTTCCCGCTTGCCGCGGGAGCTGGGGCTCTCCTCGGGAAACGAACTGCTCGGATGGCTGCTCGCCGCCTCGGTGGCTTCCGTGGTGGAAATACCGGTTTCCTCCGCCGCGACCCTGCATTTGGGAGTTCTCTGGCTGCTGGGTGCTTTTTTGCGCCTGATGCGGGAGGTGCCGTCGCCTTCCCGGTGGTCCGTGGGGGCGGCCCTGTTCTTTTTCGGCTTCGCCTTCTTTATCGCCGGGGAGCTGGCGGCAATTGATCCCGCATGGGCGCTTTTTCCCCTTCAGCCTTTCTGCCTCGCCTTCCTGACGGGAATCACCCTGCTGATCGCGCCGCGGCTGGACCTGCGGCTTTCGATATTGACGGGCGGGATGCTTGCGGGCATCATTTTTTCCGCCTTAAGTCCCCTGTCCCCATCCGGAGGAATCCGTGTCGGCTCCGCCGCCCACTGGGACATGTTGTGGCTTTCGTTGATCGCCTTGACCGCGTTCCATCGCCTTCTTTCGTGGGCGGGGCGGAAGGGTTCACAGGCAAAACTTTGA
- a CDS encoding YIEGIA family protein yields the protein MKLELYTQAVIAGLVVGFLARLRMLRTDYRQYPTYPHGQVIHLSLGLIAAALGSVAVPALLDRNYTAVTFLTLAAQQFREVRNMERETLSKLDQMELVPRGSSYIEGIAMVFEGRNYLVIFAAFVTSLAVILGGWISGALAGAVMIWISGRLRSGKYLGEIADVSEGVLRLEGPNLYVDDIYLMNVGLIDDQERIRQNGLGIIIKPRDEDSRVTLSNVGQRQAILHDVSAIMGVYRDTGEPALVPISKRDVKDGRLGLLLLPQKRDARMAIEVIKRVPVLESAVRMPTEIGEN from the coding sequence ATGAAGTTGGAACTGTATACCCAAGCGGTCATCGCCGGCCTGGTGGTCGGTTTTCTGGCGCGGTTGCGGATGCTCCGTACCGATTATCGCCAATATCCCACGTATCCCCACGGGCAAGTGATCCATCTTTCCCTCGGTCTGATCGCGGCTGCGCTGGGCTCGGTGGCTGTTCCGGCCCTGCTGGACCGCAATTACACGGCGGTCACCTTTTTGACGCTGGCCGCGCAGCAATTTCGGGAAGTCCGCAACATGGAGAGGGAAACCCTTTCGAAATTGGATCAGATGGAGCTGGTTCCCCGGGGTTCCTCCTACATCGAAGGAATCGCCATGGTATTTGAAGGAAGAAATTATCTCGTCATTTTCGCCGCCTTCGTCACATCCCTGGCGGTCATCCTGGGAGGATGGATCAGCGGAGCGCTTGCGGGCGCGGTCATGATCTGGATCTCCGGTCGACTCCGCTCCGGCAAGTACCTGGGAGAGATCGCCGACGTTTCCGAAGGGGTTCTCCGCCTGGAGGGACCCAACCTGTATGTGGACGACATTTATCTGATGAACGTGGGCTTGATCGATGACCAGGAGCGGATCCGGCAGAACGGACTCGGCATCATCATCAAGCCCCGGGATGAGGACAGCCGGGTGACGCTCAGCAATGTCGGTCAGAGGCAGGCCATTCTCCACGATGTGTCCGCGATCATGGGGGTGTACAGGGATACGGGGGAGCCGGCTCTCGTGCCCATTTCCAAAAGGGATGTCAAAGATGGCCGTTTGGGACTCCTGTTGCTTCCCCAAAAGCGGGATGCGCGAATGGCCATTGAAGTGATCAAGCGCGTTCCCGTCTTGGAAAGCGCCGTGAGAATGCCCACGGAAATAGGGGAAAACTAA
- a CDS encoding capping complex subunit for YIEGIA — protein sequence MGTIEKAILAVVTRDMERVAGGAPIFYAETEREMEHLAFTLEKILDGMAHRLDPLTMIIVRHA from the coding sequence ATGGGAACAATCGAGAAGGCGATTTTGGCGGTGGTGACCCGCGACATGGAGCGGGTGGCGGGCGGGGCCCCGATTTTCTACGCCGAGACGGAAAGGGAAATGGAACACCTGGCCTTTACGCTGGAGAAAATCCTCGACGGCATGGCTCATCGGCTGGATCCGTTGACCATGATCATTGTCCGGCACGCATGA
- a CDS encoding DUF3189 family protein, translating into MRIFYYCYGSAHSSVVAAAIHLGRLPSRRLPTISEICSLPDFDRTSEQMLGMIHYKGKDEWGNRVYTVGLGSKPDVACRTLQSMIHLLGDPEEFRFYNALHCLKLSGKVGGALSRRYGLRSIGRPLAAWGIRRSYFLLVALVEAVKMELRVASRDHSG; encoded by the coding sequence TTGAGAATATTCTATTATTGTTACGGCAGCGCCCACTCGTCGGTCGTCGCCGCGGCGATCCACCTGGGCCGGCTTCCTTCCCGGCGCCTTCCCACGATATCGGAGATTTGCAGCCTTCCCGATTTTGACCGAACGTCGGAGCAGATGTTGGGAATGATTCATTACAAGGGAAAGGACGAATGGGGGAACCGGGTGTATACGGTGGGGCTGGGCAGCAAGCCGGACGTGGCCTGTCGAACCCTTCAATCCATGATCCATCTCTTGGGAGATCCGGAGGAGTTCCGGTTTTACAACGCCCTTCATTGTCTGAAGTTGTCCGGAAAAGTGGGCGGAGCCCTTTCCCGGCGCTACGGCCTTCGGAGCATCGGCCGGCCGCTGGCGGCCTGGGGGATCAGGCGAAGCTATTTTCTGTTGGTGGCCCTGGTGGAGGCGGTCAAGATGGAGCTGCGTGTTGCTTCCCGGGATCATTCCGGATAA
- the der gene encoding ribosome biogenesis GTPase Der, with amino-acid sequence MVLPVVAIVGRPNVGKSTLFNRIAGECIAIVEDKPGITRDRIYAQGEWTGKRFHLIDTGGLEFGGEDVFIDHVRHQVELAVDEADVIIFVVDGREGLMPSDEEVATWLHRADKPVVLAVNKADNRRLREDMYEFYSLGFDEVIPISALHGTGTGDLLDAVVSRFPDREEEVFDEDTIRVSVIGRPNAGKSSLINAILGQERVIVSPIPGTTRDAVDTPLHRDGQDFVLVDTAGIRKRGKVYESTEKYSVLRALRAIERSDVALIVLDGERGVAEQDKRIAGYAHEAGCASIFVVNKWDAVEKDDKTMDRFRREIMKAFSFMDYAPILFVSAKTGQRVHKILPAVQEVAEQHAMRVSTSVLNQVLTDAMLTTPPPSERGKRLKIRYGTQVSVKPPTIVLFCNDPELAHFSYLRYLENRFREAFGFRGTPLRIRLRKGDE; translated from the coding sequence GTGGTTTTGCCCGTCGTAGCGATTGTCGGCAGGCCGAATGTGGGAAAGTCGACGCTGTTTAACCGGATTGCCGGGGAGTGCATCGCCATCGTGGAAGACAAGCCCGGCATCACCCGGGACCGGATTTATGCTCAGGGAGAATGGACGGGAAAAAGGTTCCACCTGATCGACACCGGGGGACTGGAATTTGGCGGGGAAGATGTCTTTATCGATCATGTGCGGCATCAGGTGGAGTTGGCTGTGGATGAAGCCGATGTGATCATTTTTGTCGTCGACGGCCGGGAGGGGCTGATGCCGTCGGACGAGGAGGTGGCCACTTGGCTTCACCGGGCGGACAAACCGGTGGTTTTGGCCGTCAACAAGGCGGATAACCGCCGCCTGCGCGAGGACATGTACGAATTTTACAGTTTGGGGTTTGACGAGGTGATTCCCATCTCCGCTCTCCACGGAACGGGGACCGGGGATCTTCTCGACGCGGTCGTGTCCCGCTTTCCGGATCGGGAGGAAGAAGTGTTTGACGAAGACACGATCCGCGTTTCCGTCATCGGTCGCCCCAATGCGGGAAAGTCGTCCCTGATCAACGCCATTCTGGGTCAGGAGCGGGTGATCGTCAGTCCCATCCCCGGCACGACGCGGGATGCGGTGGACACTCCCCTTCACCGGGACGGGCAGGATTTCGTGTTGGTGGATACCGCCGGAATCCGCAAGCGGGGGAAGGTGTACGAATCCACGGAGAAATACAGCGTTCTCCGGGCGCTGAGGGCCATTGAGCGCTCCGACGTGGCGCTGATCGTCCTGGACGGGGAGCGGGGCGTCGCCGAGCAGGACAAGCGGATCGCCGGATACGCCCACGAGGCGGGGTGCGCTTCGATTTTCGTGGTCAACAAATGGGATGCGGTGGAAAAGGACGACAAGACGATGGACCGTTTCCGCCGGGAAATCATGAAGGCCTTCTCTTTTATGGATTATGCGCCGATTCTGTTTGTTTCCGCGAAGACGGGGCAGCGGGTGCACAAGATCCTGCCCGCCGTGCAGGAAGTGGCGGAGCAGCACGCGATGCGGGTCTCCACTTCCGTCCTGAATCAGGTGTTGACGGACGCGATGTTGACCACACCTCCGCCTTCGGAACGGGGAAAGCGGCTGAAAATCCGCTACGGCACGCAGGTGTCGGTCAAACCCCCGACCATCGTCCTTTTTTGCAATGATCCGGAGCTGGCGCATTTCAGCTATCTCCGCTATCTGGAAAACCGGTTCCGCGAAGCCTTCGGCTTCCGGGGAACCCCCCTTCGCATACGTCTGCGCAAAGGGGATGAATAG
- the plsY gene encoding glycerol-3-phosphate 1-O-acyltransferase PlsY, with the protein MFVVALLLAYLLGSISFSYLVTYKLKGIDIRRYGSGNAGATNTLRVVGKGPAALVFLLDALKGMAAVGIGELFGGEPALLMATGVAAIIGHNWPVFLNFRGGKGIATTIGVTALLTFKAALLSGIFAVLAILLTRYVSVGSLLFTGLLPILIGWMDYPPAYFWISLVITLLAYLRHRDNIKRLLNGTENRIGARK; encoded by the coding sequence ATGTTTGTTGTCGCACTCCTTCTGGCGTATTTGTTGGGATCGATCAGTTTCAGCTACCTGGTGACCTATAAATTGAAAGGGATCGACATCCGCCGGTACGGCAGCGGAAACGCCGGGGCGACGAACACCCTTCGGGTCGTGGGCAAGGGTCCCGCCGCCCTGGTCTTTCTGCTGGACGCCTTGAAGGGAATGGCGGCGGTGGGAATCGGTGAACTGTTCGGAGGGGAGCCGGCTCTCTTGATGGCTACGGGAGTGGCGGCCATCATCGGGCACAACTGGCCCGTGTTCCTCAATTTCCGCGGGGGAAAGGGGATCGCCACCACCATCGGCGTGACCGCCCTGCTCACCTTTAAGGCCGCCCTTTTGTCGGGAATTTTCGCGGTACTCGCCATCTTGTTAACCCGGTATGTTTCAGTGGGGTCCCTGTTGTTCACCGGGCTGTTGCCGATCCTGATCGGATGGATGGACTATCCGCCGGCCTATTTCTGGATCAGTCTGGTCATCACTCTGCTCGCCTATCTCCGGCACCGGGACAACATCAAACGCCTGCTGAACGGGACGGAGAACCGCATCGGAGCAAGGAAATGA